GCCAATCGAATGGAGCGGCACCCACCATAACTCCCGTCAAACCGGCAAGCAGGAATTGAAACAGAAATCCAATTGCGAACAGCATCGGCGTCGTGAAATGAATCTTGCCTCCCCACAGAGTCGCAAGCCAATTGAATATTTTGATCCCGGTGGGAATTGCTACGGTGAGGGTCGCAAGCACGAAGAAAGTGTTGGCGCCAGCGCTCATGCCAACAGTGAACATATGATGCGCCCACACACTCAGGCTGACGAAACCGATTCCGACAGAAGCCGCAACCATCGCGGGATAACCAAAAATAGCTTTACGCGAAAACACCGGGATAATCTCATTTGCAAATGCAAATGCCGGCATGATCAGGATGTACACTTCCGGATGGCCGAAGATCCAGAAGAAGTGCATCCACAACACCGCTGAGCCTCCTGCTTGAGTGTCGAAGAAGTGCGATCCCACGTAACGATCCAGCATGAGCATGATCTGCGCCGCTGTTAATGGACTGACAGTAACAAAGGCCATCATGGACATCACGGTGTACAGCCAGACAAGCAGCGGCATGCGCCCCAATGTCATTCCAGGGCAACGCATGGAGACAACCGTCGTCACGATATTGACTGCAGACCCGATGCTGCTGACGCCGCTCAGCAAGACGGCAAGCGTCCAATAATCGGTACTATGACCGGGCGAAAAAGGGCGAGCGGTTAGCGGAGCATAAGCCCACCAGCCAACATCGGGAGCACTACCTGCGCCCGACAATCCATTCCCACCGACATAACTAAAGTAAAGCAGAACTCCGCCAAAGAAAGTACACCAGAAGCTGAAGGCATTGAGCCTCGGAAAGGCCATATCGCGAGCGCCAATCATAAGCGGGATGAGATA
This DNA window, taken from Acidicapsa ligni, encodes the following:
- the ctaD gene encoding cytochrome c oxidase subunit I; this encodes MDGTLVEAEEIALRNSALQVLHNWVTTVDHKKIGLMYIGSSLLFLVIAGIEALVMRIQLAIPNNTFVSPQAFNRLFTMHGTTMVFFVGMSILFGFGNYLIPLMIGARDMAFPRLNAFSFWCTFFGGVLLYFSYVGGNGLSGAGSAPDVGWWAYAPLTARPFSPGHSTDYWTLAVLLSGVSSIGSAVNIVTTVVSMRCPGMTLGRMPLLVWLYTVMSMMAFVTVSPLTAAQIMLMLDRYVGSHFFDTQAGGSAVLWMHFFWIFGHPEVYILIMPAFAFANEIIPVFSRKAIFGYPAMVAASVGIGFVSLSVWAHHMFTVGMSAGANTFFVLATLTVAIPTGIKIFNWLATLWGGKIHFTTPMLFAIGFLFQFLLAGLTGVMVGAAPFDWQLSGSYFVVAHFHYVLVGAILFMLFAAFYYWYPKMTGRMANEALGKWHFWLFLIGFHVTFDFMHIPGILGMPRRIYTYEAERGWMVWNLIVSSGALIQAVATLIFVWNLIWSYFKGPLAGPDPWDAWTLEWSTSSPPPEYNFAITPVVESRRPLWDLKHPEDSDSYYE